Part of the Pseudomonas baltica genome is shown below.
GAGCGCTTGCGAAACGCCCAGCGCGCGGTGATCAAGGTGAAGGTGGCCACCACCGCCACCAGCACCCAGAAGCCGTGCTCGTTGGCGGCCAAGGGAATGCCACCGACGTTCATGCCGAAAAAACCGGCGACGATGTTGATGGGCAGCGCCAGCACCGTCACCACGGTCAAGGTGTACAGGGTGCGGTTGCTCTGTTCGTTGAGGTTGGCCGCGATTTCTTCCTGCAACAGCTTGATGCGTTCGACCAGGGCCGTCAGATCGCTGATCACCAGCGCGGATTCTTCGGTGGACTGGCGCAGCTCCTGCACGTCTTCTTCCAGCAACCAGGTCGGCGGCTTGTGCAGCAGGCGCATCAACGAGCCCGGTTCCAGGGCCAGCAAACGTTGCAGGCGCACCAGCACGCGGCGCATGGCGCCCAACTCGGCCCGATTGCTGCTCAGCCGTTGGGACAGCAACTGGTCTTCGATATGGTCGACGCTGATGCTGGTCTGGCGCAAAAACTGGGTCAGCACCTCGCCCTGATCGCGCAACAGATGCACCAGCAATTCCAGCGGCGAGCGGAACAGTTCGCCGCGTTTGACCGACGAGCGCAGTTTGTCCACCGAGCGCAAGGGTTGCACGCGCGCGGTGATCAACAGGTGGCCGCGGGCGCACACCACCAGGGTGGAGATATCGGTGGAAAGCATATTGAAATCGAACACCACATCGTTGACCACGGCCAGCAACGCCGAGTCGATGTGTTCGATGCGGGTCGAGCGCGAGCCCTCGTGCAGGGCCTCGAAAAACTCTTCAGGCATGTCCAGGTTGGCTTTCATCCAGCGCTCGCACGAGGCGTGGGCCAGGCTCAGATGCAGCCAGACGAACTCTTCCGGCACCTCGGGGCCGTTCAAACAGCCCAGTGCCGCCACCGAATCGATTTCCTGGCCGCGCTCCCCTGGGCGAAAGCGGAAGCCATAGAGCAGGCCGAAAAGGTCGGAGTCCTGTTGGTTATGCACAATGCTTTGATTCATGGAGGCTCGCGCGACGAGAAGGGGC
Proteins encoded:
- a CDS encoding transporter produces the protein MNQSIVHNQQDSDLFGLLYGFRFRPGERGQEIDSVAALGCLNGPEVPEEFVWLHLSLAHASCERWMKANLDMPEEFFEALHEGSRSTRIEHIDSALLAVVNDVVFDFNMLSTDISTLVVCARGHLLITARVQPLRSVDKLRSSVKRGELFRSPLELLVHLLRDQGEVLTQFLRQTSISVDHIEDQLLSQRLSSNRAELGAMRRVLVRLQRLLALEPGSLMRLLHKPPTWLLEEDVQELRQSTEESALVISDLTALVERIKLLQEEIAANLNEQSNRTLYTLTVVTVLALPINIVAGFFGMNVGGIPLAANEHGFWVLVAVVATFTLITARWAFRKRSD